The following proteins are encoded in a genomic region of Oncorhynchus kisutch isolate 150728-3 linkage group LG18, Okis_V2, whole genome shotgun sequence:
- the LOC109909702 gene encoding mucin-5AC produces MTSTVTTSDSIIPLTTSTVTSSDATTPSTASTVTSSDSTTTTTILIVTSSDATIPSMTSTVTTSDSIIPLSDATTTSTVSIVTSSDATNPSTTSTVTSSYATTPSTITPTSSDATTTSTISIVTSSGATNSSTTSTVTSSYATTPSTVTSSDATTTSTISIVTSSDATTPSTTSIVTSSYATTPSTVTSSDATTTSTISIVTSSDATNPSTTSTVTSSYATTPSTPTSSNGSSHSTTSTVNSSDATTPSATSTVTTRDAIIPLTTSTVTSSYATTPSTTPTPTSSDATTPSATSTVISSDVNPPKIPSTVSSSDSTTPSTVSSSDATTLSNTSTVISSYITSTFITSNATTPSTTSTPTSNDAITPSTVTLSNVITHSTTLTVTSSDTTTTTLTSSNITLTPNSNEDTAPSTPSTSTSSDATTPSTTSTVTSSDTTTPSTTSTSTSSDATTPSTTSTVTSSDATTPSTTSTVTSSDTTTPSTTSTSTSSDTTTPSTTSTSTSSDATTPSTTSTVTSSYATTPSNTSTVTSSDATTPSTPTSSNGSSQSTTSTVNSSDATTPSATSTVISSDVNPPKIPSTVSSSDATTLSNTSTVISSDITSTFITSNATTPSTTSTPTSNDAITPSTVTLSNVITHSTTLTVTSSDITLTPNSNEDTTPSTPSTSTSSDATTPSTTSTVTSSDATTPSTTPTPTSSDATTPSTTSTSTSSDATTTSTTSTVTSSDATTTSTMSTVTSSDATTPSTTSTVTSMSETLVNVIRLEDVTSKLISVSWTGINLDQQIQYKVKLESGSNSSQSETSATKAVFSDLTPGTIGSVIVDFDLVTALEVNLSTSDVQNSVINALKSSALGVDLNITSEFPRYQRPREKAGKWRP; encoded by the exons ATGACATCAACAGTCACTACAAGTGATAGCATCATTCCCTTAACTACAtcaacagtcacttcaagtgatgccaccactccctcaactgcatcaacagtcacttcaagtgattccaccaccaccacaactataTTAatagtcacttcaagtgatgccaccattCCCTCAATGACATCAACAGTCACTACAAGTGATAGCATCATTCCCTTAAGTGATGCCACCACCACCTCAACTGTATCAATAGTCACTTCAAGTGACGCCACCAATCCCTCAACTACATCAACAGTCACTTCTAGTTATGCCACCACTCCCTCAACTATAACACCCACCTCAAGTGATGCCACCACCACCTCAACTATATCAATAGTCACTTCAAGTGGCGCCACCAATTCCTCAACTACATCAACAGTCACTTCTAGTTATGCCACCACTCCCTCAACAGTCACCTCAAGTGATGCCACCACCACCTCAACTATATCTatagtcacttcaagtgatgccaccactcCCTCAACTACATCAATAGTCACTTCTAGTTATGCCACCACTCCCTCAACAGTCACCTCAAGTGATGCCACCACCACCTCAACTATATCAATAGTCACTTCAAGTGACGCCACCAATCCCTCAACTACATCAACAGTCACTTCAAGTTATGCCACCACTCCCTCAACACCCACTTCAAGTAATGGCAGCTCTCACTCAACTACATCAACAGTCaattcaagtgatgccaccactcCCTCAGCTACATCAACAGTCACTACAAGGGATGCCATCATTCCCTTAACTACATCAACAGTCACTTCTAGTTATGCCACCACTCCCTCAACTACACCAACAcccacttcaagtgatgccaccactcCCTCAGCTACATCAACAGTAATTTCAAGTGATGTCAACCCTCCCAAAATTCCCTCAACAGTCAGTTCAAGTGATTCCACCACTCCCTCAACAGTCagttcaagtgatgccaccactcTCTCAAATACATCAACAGTAATTTCAAGTTATATTACATCAACATTCATTACAAGTAATGCCACAACCCCCTCAACTACATCAACACCCACCTCAAATGATGCCATCACTCCATCAACAGTCACTCTAAGTAATGTCATCACTCATTCAACTACATTGACAGTTACTTCAAGtgataccaccactactacattgACTTCAAGTAATATTACATTAACACCCAATTCAAATGAAGATACCGCTCCCTCAACTCCATCAACAtccacttcaagtgatgccaccactcCTTCAACTACATCtacagtcacttcaagtgataCCACCACTCCCTCAACTACATCAACAtccacttcaagtgatgccaccactcCTTCAACTACGTCtacagtcacttcaagtgatgccaccactcCTTCAACTACATCtacagtcacttcaagtgataCCACCACTCCCTCAACTACGTCTACATCCACTTCAAGTGATACCACCACTCCCTCAACTACATCAACAtccacttcaagtgatgccaccactcCCTCAACTACATCAACAGTGACTTCAAGTTATGCCACCACTCCCTCAAATACATCAACAGtgacttcaagtgatgccaccactcCCTCAACACCCACTTCAAGTAATGGCAGCTCTCAATCAACTACATCAACAGTCaattcaagtgatgccaccactcCCTCAGCTACATCAACAGTAATTTCAAGTGATGTCAACCCTCCCAAAATTCCCTCAACAGTCagttcaagtgatgccaccactcTCTCAAATACATCAACAGTCATTTCAAGTGATATTACATCAACATTCATTACAAGTAATGCCACAACCCCCTCAACTACATCAACACCCACCTCAAATGATGCCATCACTCCATCAACAGTCACTCTAAGTAATGTCATCACTCATTCAACTACATTGACAGTTACTTCAAGTGATATTACATTAACACCCAATTCAAATGAAGATACCACTCCCTCAACTCCATCAACAtccacttcaagtgatgccaccactcCTTCAACTACGTCtacagtcacttcaagtgatgccaccactcCTTCAACTACACCAACAcccacttcaagtgatgccaccactcCTTCAACTACATCAACATcaacttcaagtgatgccaccactaCTTCAACTACGTCtacagtcacttcaagtgatgccaccactaCTTCAACTATGTCtacagtcacttcaagtgatgccaccactcCCTCAACTACATCcacagtcacttcaa TGTCAGAAACTCTGGTGAATGTCATCAGGCTGGAGGATGTCACCAGTAAGTTAATCAGTGTGAGTTGGACAGGTATTAACCTGGACCAGCAGATACAGTACAAGGTGAAGCTGGAGTCTGGTTCCAACTCAAGCCAGAGTGAGACCTCAGCCACCAAAGCTGTTTTCTCAGACCTTACTCCTGGAACCAT